GTCGTGAAAGCGGATGGCAGCATCGAGCGCGGCACGATGGGCGGCGCGCATCGCGGCAGCGCGTGGTGGCAATACACGAAGGCCACCGATGGCGCGGAGACCTGGTTCCCGCAATTCTACTATGTCGGCTCGCGCTACCTCCGCGCGGAGCTGATTCCGGCGGCGAGTGGCGGCGTCGCGCCGAAGATCGACCGGCTGCAAATGGTGATCGTGCGCGCGGCGGCCGCCGCGGCGGGAGAGTTTGCCACCTCGAATCCGTTGCTGAATCGCATTCGTGGTCTGGTGCGGTGGGCGCAGGCGTCGAACCTCGTGTCGATCCTGACGGACTGCCCGCATCGCGAGAAACTCGGCTGGATCGAGCAATTCCATCTCAACGGTCCCGCGATTCGCCATGAGTTCGATGTGACGCGCACTTACGCGAAGGCGATGCGCGACATGGCCGAGGCGCAGCTGCCCGACGGACTCGTGCCGAACATCGCGCCCGAATACGTCGAGTTCAAAGGCGCTTTCCGCAACGCGGCGGAGTGGGGCGCGGCGTTCCTCCTCGTGCCGTGGCAGCAGCGCGACTTCACCGGCGACGACTCGCTCCTGCGCGACAATTATCCGGCGATGCAGCGCTACTTCGCCTTCCTCGAGTCGCGCGCGGAGCACGACATCCTGAGTGACGGACTCGGCGACTGGTATGACTACGAACTGAACAGCGGCAAGCGCGCGAACCTCACGCCGGCACCGATCACGGCCACGGCGTTCCTCTTCGAGGACGCGCGCTCTCTCGCCCGGACGGCGGCGCTGCTCGGCCAATCCGACGCCGCCGCGCACTACGCGAAGCGCGCCGAGGAAATCCGTCGCGCCTACATCGCCAAATTCCGCCGCGCCGACGGCCTCTACGGCACGGCATCGCAGGCGTCGCTGTGCATTCCGCTCGCGCTGGGCCTCGTCGAGGAGCGCGACCGTCCGGCGGTGCTCGCGGCCTTGATCCAGGATGTCGAGGCCAAGGGTTATGCGACCGCGGGCGACATCGGTTTTCGTTACCTGCTGCTCGCGCTCGCGCAGGCCGGGCGCGACGATGTGATCTATCGGCTGATCAATCAGGACGAGAAGCCGGGCTACGGTTATCAGCTGAAGCTCGGGGCCACCGCACTCACCGAATCGTGGCACGCCTCGCTCGGCGCCTCGCACAATCATTTCATGCTCGGGCAAATCACCGAGTGGTTCTACCAGCGCGTGGCAGGCATCGCGCCCGATCCGGAGCGGCCCGGCTTCGCGCACGCGATCATTCGGCCGCAGCCGGTCGGCGATCTCACTTGGGCCGAGGCGACGCAACGGACGCTGCGCGGCGATTTTCGGGTGCGTTGGGAGCGCGAGGCGATCGCTGCCGGGCCAGCGACGTCGGCGGGGAAATTCA
This window of the Candidatus Didemnitutus sp. genome carries:
- a CDS encoding family 78 glycoside hydrolase catalytic domain, translating into MKLLAALSWFWAVTAASAALQVVNLKCESTVDPLGVDAATPRLSWQVRDDDAAARGSRQTAWQVLVATSPAQLEAERGDLWDSGRVTSEETTWIAYAGRALTSSQRVFWKVRAWDAAGKPTPWSAPAQWTMGVLRSEDWRARWIEAAPSAEGALFRREFAVKPGLTRAVLHVTGLGQYEAFLNGAKVGADLLAPGWTDYRDTVLYNTHDVTAQLAAGANAIGLALGRGMYYVERKDNRFAKFTSNYGELRAIAQLRLEYADGTVEFVGTDDDWRTHPGPITWSSAYGGEDYDARRLPENWSRAGAKADGWSPVKRATAPLGALRGLSFANEPLRAQETRDPVSVRPLADGAVLFDFGQNTSFMPRLTVSGPAGVTVRLVPGEVVKADGSIERGTMGGAHRGSAWWQYTKATDGAETWFPQFYYVGSRYLRAELIPAASGGVAPKIDRLQMVIVRAAAAAAGEFATSNPLLNRIRGLVRWAQASNLVSILTDCPHREKLGWIEQFHLNGPAIRHEFDVTRTYAKAMRDMAEAQLPDGLVPNIAPEYVEFKGAFRNAAEWGAAFLLVPWQQRDFTGDDSLLRDNYPAMQRYFAFLESRAEHDILSDGLGDWYDYELNSGKRANLTPAPITATAFLFEDARSLARTAALLGQSDAAAHYAKRAEEIRRAYIAKFRRADGLYGTASQASLCIPLALGLVEERDRPAVLAALIQDVEAKGYATAGDIGFRYLLLALAQAGRDDVIYRLINQDEKPGYGYQLKLGATALTESWHASLGASHNHFMLGQITEWFYQRVAGIAPDPERPGFAHAIIRPQPVGDLTWAEATQRTLRGDFRVRWEREAIAAGPATSAGKFRLHVVVPANATATIHLPTREASAVRESGVPLAQAVGVKFVRTEGDRAVIEVVSGVYSFEAPW